The genomic region ACAGTGCCACCACCTTAGAGGTGGTGGCAATCGACCCATTTTAGGCATAGCTATCGCTATGCGGGAAAGGTAATCCCCAAGCGGCGACCCACTTCTTCGTAGGCTTCAATAACGCCCCCCAACCCCTGGCGGAAGCGGTCTTTATCCAGCTTCTCGCGGGTGTTGGCATCCCACAAGCGGCAGCCATCTGGGGAGAACTCGTCACCCAACACCACCTCACCTTTGAACACACCAAACTCAAGCTTGTAATCCACCAGGAGCATATCGCCCTCAGCAAACAGCTGTTTGAGGATGTGGTTCACTTTAAAGGTTAGCGCTTTCATTTTTGCCAGCTGCTCGGGAGTCGCCCAGCCAAAGGTTTCCGCCAGCGACTCGTTAATCATCGGGTCGCCCTTCTCATCGTTTTTCAAAAACAGTTCAAAGGTCGGCGGGGTCAGGGCAATGCCCTCTTCAACGCCTAAACGCTTAACCAGGCTGCCAGCAGCGATATTACGTACAACACACTCAACCGGGATCATCTGCATTTTTTTAACTAAGCTTTCGTTGTCAGAAAGCTGCTTTTCAAAATGCGTAGGGATTCCCCCCTCTTCCAAGCGCTGCATAATGAACGCATTGAAAATGTTGTTCACCATCCCCTTACGGGCTAACGCCTCTTTCTTTTTGCCGTCAAAAGCGCTGGTATCATCACGAAAGTGCAGTACCAGTACGTCAGGGTCGTCAGTGGTGTAAACAGATTTTGCCTTACCGGCATAGAGCTCTTGGCGCTTTTCCATGGGGACTCCGAAAAGGGTGCAGCATTAAAAATTAACGTAAATAGCCGGAGACACGCTCAAGCAACTCGCGCTGATCATCGGCACTCAAGCGACGCTCGCTGGCATTGATCGCACGTAGTATGGTCTGGTCACCATTCGGCTGCAGAGCTAGGCGAATTTCCTGAGACATACGGCGCACATCTGGGCTAAAGACGATTTGCAGCGGGTTGCGACCACGCTCGCTTTCCGTCATATATTCAACTAAGAACTCATAGTTTTCCGCAGAGGTGTCAAGTAAATCACGCTGGCCTTCAACGCTAAAATCGAGCGCCAAATAGTGATTTAGCTCGGCCCAAACACGGTCAACAGGCTGGGGTATCACTACTTGCCACTCGTCGTCTTGCTGACGTATCTGTAGCGTTTGCTGACTGGCCAAGCGCTGAGCTGTCCACGAGGAGGATGCACTGGCGCTCGCGCTGCGCGCACCTAAGTACTGCTCTAACGCGTCAAGGCAGTTGGCCTGGGTTTGCCCGCCTTGCTCGCAGCGGACTTCACTGCTGCCAGCACGTAACGCGCTTTGCAAACGCAGCGTCGCCTGAGAGGTTTCAATAACGCCTTGGTTGGCATTACTCTGCTGCACGCCTAGCTGGCGGCTGCGTGCAAAAGCTTCTAACTGCGGCCACACGGCACCGGTTTCAGCGGCGATGACTAGCCACGACTGATTACCTACCTGACGGCGCTCCACGTAATCGGGCTCTAAACCGCTCCCCACCGTCAACGACTGCGGTGGCGCGATGTCGGCCGCGCTCTCAATCCGCGTGCCTTGGGTCGCGGCTTGTGGCACTGGCATGACATCACGATAACGCTGGGTATTACGAGTTTCAGGCAGCACTAAGGGCGGGGCAGGGGCAGCTTCGGTGTAATCCAGGTTACGATCGTGGTAGTAACCATCTCGCGCGCAGCCAGCAAGCGCAACCGCCGTTGCCAGTGCCAGCGGTATCCATTTAAGCACGCGTTTCTCAAGCACAGGTTTTTTAAGCACAGGGCTCATCAAGCCACCTTAACAGTCAACAAATTAGATACTCGGCGGGCCAAGGCAACGCCGAGTAGCAAGGGGTATCGCGCCGTGTTACTCCTCTACAACGCCCGCAAGCTGCAGCGCCTCGCTGACGGTGCCATGGTACTTCTCCGACAGCCATGTCAGCGGCAGGCGAATACCCGCGTCCATATAGCCCATACGATGCAACGCCCACTTTACTGGAATCGGGTTGGACTCGATCCCCAAATTCGTATGCAGCGGCATCAGGCGCGTGTTGAGCTGGTGCGCTTTATCGGCATCACCCGCAATGGCTGCTGCACATAAATCGTGCATCGCTTGCGGGGCAACGTTGGCGGTCACGGAGATATCACCATGCCCCCCCATCAACATAAAGTCACACGCCGTCGCATCATCGCCTGAGTAGAGCATAAAGCCACTGCCTTTCAAGCGATTGATTAGATCTTCGGCACGCTCAAGGTTCCCGGTGGCATCTTTTAGACCGATGATATTATCCACCTCGGCCAAGCGCAAAACGGTCTCGTTGTAGAGATCCGAGCAGGTGCGGCTGGGCACATTGTAAAGAATTACCGGCAGCTTGCTGCCCTCAGCCACTGCCTTGAAGTGCTGGTAGAGGCCTTCCTGGGTGGGCTTATTGTAGTAGGGGCAAACCGACAAGCAGTAGTCAGCGCCCACTTCACCGGCGTAGCGCGCCAGCTCAACCGCTTCAGATGTAGCGTTGGCACCGGTGCCTGCAATGACAGGAATCCGGCCATTCACCTCTTCAACCACGCTACGAATCACGTCAAAGTGTTCAGCAAATGACATGGTAGTTGGTTCACCCGTGGTGCCCGCTGCGACAATGGCATCGGTACCGTTGTCGAGGTGGAAATTCACCAGACGACGAAGCGCCTCCCAGTCGATGTCACCATTGACCTTCATCGGCGTCGCCAGGGCGACAATGCTACCTGTGATCATCCGTTTTTCCTCACCTGCAAAATGTTGAAATCAACCAACCGCATGCGACGCGATAACGTACATAGCGCTAAAACGCAGCATTGACACGTTTAGGAGCATGGTCAGCCCCGCCCATAAACACCAAATGGTACTCAGGCGACCCAAGCCTGTACAGCGTAAAGCACAGTGAGTTTGCTTACCCTGGGCAATCAGCTTTGACAGGCGGGCTGCACTTGCGTGTAATTCTTATTGAACGTTACCCCACATCAGGAGCTTATATGTCAATTGAACTTGGCCAACCCGTCACCAACTTTTCCGCCACTGCCACGGGCGACACCACCATTACGCTTTCAGAGCTTAAAGGCAAGCAAGTCGTCATCTACTTTTATCCTAAAGCCAGCACGCCGGGTTGCACGACGGAAGGAGGTGATTTTCGCGACCGTAAACACCAGTTTGATGCGGCTAACACGGTCATTATCGGTGTTTCCCGGGACGGCATACGTGCCCAAGAGAACTTCAAAGCCAAGCAAAACTTTAACTTCGAACTCATTTCCGACAAAGATGAACAGGTTTGCCAGCTGTTTGACGTCATCAAGTTAAAGAAAATGTACGGCAAGGAGCATTTGGGCATTGAGCGCAGTACGTTCTTAATCGATAGCGAAGGTAAACTCGCCAAAGCGTGGCGTGGTGTCAAAGTGCCGGGCCATGTTGATGAGGTGTTAGCCGCTGCTGAGACTTTGCACGCCGAGCACTGAGAAGACGTTTCCTAGCTAGCATATGCGCCCCTCTCTCTTAGCGGGCAGGGGCGCCAGCCTTCCGTCAAGGCAGCTCTTGTTCCGAGCGATTTATGTGTCCCGAATGTTGCAACAAGCGGTTCTCCTCTTGCTCCTTGATGCCTCTTGGCCAAGCATACACCAATGCCTTAAGCAGCGTGGCTAGCGGTATCGCAAAAAAGATACCCCAAAACCCCCATATACCACCGAAAAACAGCACGGCAACAATAATCGAAACCGGGTGGATATTGTTGGTTTCTGAAAACAGTACAGGCGCCAGAACGTTACCGTCCAACGCTTGAATCACTCCGTAAGCTACCAGTACGTAAGCAAACTGTTCGCTGATTCCAAAATGAAAGCCCGCAACGGCAGCCACCGGAAGCGTGGCAACCGCCGCACCAATGTAAGGAACCAATACCGAAAGCCCCACTAACACCGCCAGCAGCGCCGTATATGGCAAGCCAAAGAAAGCAAAGGTAAAAAAAGCCACACTGCCCACAATGATAATTTCGATAAATTTACCGCGGATGTAGTTGGCAATCTGAGTGTCCATCTCATGCCAAATGCGTGTCAGCAGCGTACGCTTTTGCGGCAGTAATGAAAGCGTAAAACCCACTAACGTTTCGCGGTCCTTAAGCATAAAGAACACCAAGATGGGCACCAAGACCAAGTAGATAATCAGTGCCATTACGTTGCCCAGCGACGCCAACGAAAGCGTTAACGCACGCTGCCCAAGCTGGCTGATCTCACGCCCAGCAACGCCAATCCAGCTCTGCATTTGGTCAGGGGTAATTAAATTTGGATAGCGAGCCTGCAGTTCATCCAGCCACCCTTGGCCGCTGGCAAACATGCGCGGTATCTCCTGAACAAGCCCAACCAGCTGGTTCCAAATCAGCGGCATTAAGATAAATGCCAGCGTTAGCAGCACACTGATAAAACCTAAAAACACAATAATCACAGATAAAAGATGCGGCACGCTTCGTCGGGTTAATCCGTTCACCACGCCTTGCAGCAGAAATGCCAGCACGAGCGCCGTAAAAAACGGTGCCAGCATGCGGCCAAACCAGATGATGGCCGCAAAGCCCGCCACTAGAACCAACAGAAGAATTAACGCCTCTTCGTCTGAAAAGTAACGCTCAACCCAACTTTTCAGAATCGTGCGCATGGTCATGAGTGTGTATTCCCTGCTTTACGTATCCAAAAAATGTACACATCGTCTCGCTGTTCACGCTGCTCAAGCACGTGGGCGCTTTGCTCGGTAAAGGATGCCATATCCCGCCAGGCACCTGCATCGGTCGCACGCACCTCTAACAGCTGACCCGGCGCAAGCCCTGAAAGCGCCTGTTTTGCCTTCAATAACGGTAGCGGACAATGCAGTCCACTTGCATCCAGTATTAAATCAGGGGTTTGCCCAGCCATAACCTCTCCCTCAAAATGCTGCCGAAATATGGCATTGTTACATAAACTATTTTTTCGTGATGCCCGCCGTGGAGTTGATTTAACGGCACTTCCCTGCCTGAATCAATGTCACAGGCTGTTAGCTGCGCCTAATACATGACGCCAGATTCACTAATGAGGATGCCATGCCGCACCTTCGCACGATTTATCCACGCTGGGCCTTAGCACTTTTTTTTGCGCTCAGCACAGCGGCTGTTACCCCACCGGGGCATGCCATTGATGACTACCAACTGCCTAGCTTGGGCGGTGCCTCCACCTCAGTAAGTAACGAAGAGTACCGTTTAGGTCGGGCGTGGTTACGCCAGTTCCGTGCCCAGGCCCCTCAGTGGCAGGACCCTATCGTTAATGACTATGTGCAGGGCCTCATTGCCCGCCTCGCGCCCCACAGCCAACTCGGCAACCTGCAAACGACGATTGTCATGGTCGACAACCGCTCACTGAATGCGTTTGCGGTTCCCGGTGGCGTGGTAGGCATCAACTCGGGGCTGTTTGCTTTTGCTGAAGATGAAGGCGCTTTCGTGTCAGTACTCGCCCACGAGCTTGGTCACTTATCTCAGCGCCATTATGCACGGGGCAGTGCCCGTGCCGAGCAGACTCAACTGCCCGCCATGGCCGCTATGCTTGCCGGCATGTTAATAGCCGCAAGCGGCGGTGGCGATGCAGGCCTTGCCGCCGCGATGGGTTCCCAAGCAGCACTGATTCAAGACCAGCTTAGCTACTCCCGCCGTTTTGAGCAGGAAGCCGACCGGATTGGCCTTCAAGCCATGGCCAATGCAGGCTACGACCCGGAGGCGATGGTGCGTATGTTTGGCGCCATGCAACGCATGGCGCGCTTGCAAGGAGGCACGCCGCCTGAGTTTCTGTTGAGCCACCCGGTCTCCGATAGTCGCTTAAGCGACGCCCAGGTTCGCGCATCACAGCTCCGCGTTGCTGACACTTACACTAGCAACACGTTGTACGACATGATGCGCGCCCGAGCACTGCTGAGCATTTACCACAACACGCCTCAGCAGGCCGCCTCCCGCCTTGATCAGGAGAACGCCGGAGAACCAGCACAGCGCTATCTAGGCGCACTCATCGCGGCACATAACGGACAAACAGATAGCGCCCTTAATACTCTCGACCAGTTAGCCCGTGAGCTGCCAGATTACAGCATGCTGCCCGCATCGGCCGCTAGCATAGCGCTTGACGCTCAGCGCTACGACGACGCCATTACCCGTAGCCAACGGCTGCTACGGCTATCGCCCAACTACTTACCTGCTCAGTTAGTGCTGGCTGAAGCTCAACTCCAGAGAAACCCAGAGGCCGCTTACAATCTGCTCAGAGAGATAACCGCACGCCACCCAGAAAATCCCCAAGGGTTTAGCCTACTGGCAGAAGCCGCAGGCCGCAGTGGCGATAACGGCTGGGGGCACCTAGCGCGAGCAGAGCACTTACAGCTAACAGGAAGAATTGATAGCGGCATTCGCCAGCTGAGCATTGCAAAAGATGCCGCTCGGCAGGAGAACGATCAGCAGGCACTGGCACGTATCGAACAGCGCCGTGAAGCGTTCTTAGAATACCGTGAGGCACTAGAGAAATTTTAAGGCCGCTAACAACACAGCCCGAATGCTTATCGCATTCGGGCTGTAATATTCAAACGGTCATAATCAGCTAAACGTTAGGCGTTAAAATTCAGCATACGCTCCAGCGGCTTTAACGCCTGCTGACGCAGCGCTTCATCTACAAAGATTTCCCCACTGCCATGGCGCAGCGCACCGGCTAAGTTATCCAGGGCGTTCATTGCCATCCACGGGCAGTGAGCGCAGCTACGGCATGTCGCACCATTGCCAGCAGTAGGTGCTTCAAACAGCGTTTTGCCCGGCACTGCTTGCTGCATCTTGAAGAAAATACCGCGATCAGTGGCCACAATTAGCTGCTCATTGGGCAGCGTTTGGGCGGCTTTGATCAGCTGAGAGGTCGACCCGGCCACATCCGCCAGCTTGACGACCGCATCCGGAGATTCGGGATGTACCAGCACGGCAGCATCAGGGTAGAGGCGCTTCAGATCCTCGATACCTTTGGCCTTGAACTCTTCATGGACGATACAGGCGCCGTCCCACATCAGCATATCGGCGCCAGTTTTCTTCTGAATGTAGCCACCCAGGTGCTTATCTGGCGCCCAAAGAATCTTCTCGCCCTTCGCCTGCAGGTGTTCAATCACCTCCACGGCAATGGACGATGTAACCACCCAGTCGGCGCGCGCTTTTACAGCGGCGGACGTGTTGGCGTACACCACCACCGTGCGGTCTGGGTGCGCATCGCAAAAAGCGCTGAACTCATCGATGGGGCAGCCAATATCCAGCGAGCAGGTGGCTTCCAGCGTGGGCATTAACACGCGTTTTTCTGGGGAAAGAATTTTTGCCGTCTCGCCCATGAAGCGAACGCCTGCGACGACTAACGTAGTAGCATCATGGCGAGCGCCAAAGCGGGCCATTTCCAAGGAGTCAGCGACACAGCCGCCGGTCTCTTCTGCTAACTGCTGAATGGCGTCATCGGTATAGTAATGAGCAACTAACACGGCGTTATTCGCTTTAAGCAGTTGCTTAATTTCATCAACCCGGACCTCGTCTTCCGCAGGAATACGAGTGGGGCAGTATGGGCTGGGGAGCGGAGCATCAAGCTCAGCTTGGGAAGTCATAATAGTCATCGTGTCTACCACTGTGACGAACAGGGAATCCCCCTGTTAAACATCAGTCGCGGCGTATGCACTCCGCACGCGCCGCTCTCGATGCGACGGGCCGCTGTGTCTCTCACGGTGGCACGCCGCTCTGGTCTTAGTAATGTGACCAGCGCTACCGTGGTGTCGCCGGCAGCTGAAGCTTTGACTATTGTGGTGGACAATTGTTGCCCACTGCAAGCAGAAAGTTCGTTTCGCACGCTACCCCTCTGCATAGCAAAACGCCCCTGACAATAAGCTGCCAGGGGCGTTGAATTTGGTGGGTCGTGTAGGATTCGAACCTACGACCAATTGATTAAAAGTCAACTGCTCTACCAACTGAGCTAACGACCCAAATTTTTGCTGCGTAACGGCGTTTAACTTAACGCTATATCTGTGTTCGAATGGTGGGTCGTGTAGGATTCGAACCTACGACCAATTGATTAAAAGTCAACTGCTCTACCAACTGAGCTAACGACCCCCTCGAACGGATGCATATAGTACGGATACAGTGCTTCGATGGCAAGCGTTTTTTATCTTTGGTCTATAAACATCCGTTACTTAAACGCGACTAACGACGCTTGGGCTTGCGCATGGCCTGCACCGGGCGACGCTTATGCTTGTCACGGCTCCAACGATTTTTCTCATCCGGGGTTAACTCCGGCACTTTGCGCGTTTCTAAATTCGCCAGTGTTGCCAGATCATCCACTTCATCCTGAGAAAGCTCTACCCACTCACCGGCTTTCGCCCGCTTATCCAGGAAGATATTGCCGTATCGCACGCGCTTTAGGCGGCTCACCGTCAGCTCCTGGGATTCCCAAAGGCGGCGCACTTCGCGGTTGCGGCCTTCTAGAATGACCACGTGGAACCAGGTATTAATGCCTTCGCCGCCGAACTCCTGCACGTCGGTGAAGCGAGCGGGGCCATCTTCCAGCATCACACCGTCAACCATCGCCACAATGTGTTCGCGCTTAACGTCGCCCATCACGCGCACTGCGTACTCACGCTCTACCTGGGTGGAGGGGTGCATCAGGCGGTTGGCCAGCTCACCGTCGGTGGTGAACAGCAGCAAACCGCTGGTGTTGATGTCCAAGCGGCCAATGGCAATCCAGCGTTCGCCTTTTAAACGCGGTAGGCGCTCGAAGACCGTGCGGCGTCCCTCAGGGTCTTTACGGGTACACAGCTCACCTTCCGGCTTGTTGTACATAATAACCCTGCGCGGCACTTCCTCTTCCGGGCGCAGCGTGACCGGTCGGTCATCAAAGCTGACTTTATCTCGCGCCTCTACCCGATCGCCAAGCTTCGCTACTTTACTATTGACCTTCACACGGCCATCGGAAATAGCGGTTTCCATTTCACGGCGGGAGCCAAGGCCTGCGCGGGCGAGGACTTTCTGCAGCTTTTCGCTGGTAGGGGGCGTGGTGTTGTTACTCTGACTCATGGTCGTCTGACCTCACATCGTTGGTCTGCGTGCGTGCGTCATGTTGGCGCTGCGCACGTGCCGCAAGCCGTGCCTCTAAATCGGCAAAACTCAGCGGCTGGGTTAACGCCGTCTCGGCGTGGGGGTCGGCTGATTCAGCCGAGGTAGTGTCTTTACTCTGGGGTGGCGCATCCTGCACGCTTTGCGCCGTTTCGTCCAGTGCGGATGGCAGATTTTGTTCGGCTGACGCCTCCTCCAGAGGCAGCGCTTCGTGGTCTTCGCCATTGATTAAGGTATGCATGGGCGGCAGCGCATCCAGCGTTTTCAGGCCGAAGTCATCCAGGAAGCTGCGCGTGGTGGCATACACGGCGGGGCGACCTGGCACGTCCCGGTGGCCCACTACACGTATCCAGCCGCGCTCCATGAGCGTGCGCACAATCGAGCTACTAACGCTCACACCGCGCACTTCTTCAATATCACCCCGCGTGACCGGCTGGCGATAGGCAATCAGCGCCAGCGTTTCCAGCAGCGCCCGGGAGTAGCGCTGAGGGCGCTCGTCCCACAGCCGCGACACCCAGTGAGCCAGGCGGGGGCGAATGCGTAGCTGGAAGCCAGAGGCGGTCTCTACCAGTTCCAGCGCGCCGTTATCGTGGCGCAGCGCCAGCCGCGACAGCGCTTCTCGTAGTGCTTTTCTCGATGGGCACTCATCGGCCAAAAACAGTGTTTCAAGGCGTTCCACGGGCAGCGGCTCTCCCGCGGCCAGCAGCGCCGCTTCAATAATATCGTCTAACGTGGTGTCTCTCACCGCGACTCCTCGTCAGGTTCAAACGCAGACTCTTCGAATGCCGAGGCGGCATTGCCCTGGTCCTCTTGCGCGCGCTCGAAAGCATCCTCTTCCTCATCGGTCAGCGCCGCTTGGCGGGCGCGCACGTGAATGGGCGACAGCGGCGCGTTTTGAACAATCTCAATCATGGCTTCTTTCGCTAGCTCTAAAATGGCCATAAAGGTCACCACCACACCGGCCCGGCCCTCTTCCAGGGTGAACAGCGCTTCAAAGGGGGTGTAACGCCCGCTCGCACTATCTTGGCTAAGCTGCTCCATGATATGCAGCATCCGTTCGCGGGTAGAGAGCACTTCTCGGCTGATCTGATGAGCCTGGGCCAGCTCTGCGCGCTTGAGAATATCGGAGAGCGCACCCAGCAGCTCATCCAGCTCCACATCGGGATGAATCATCCGGGTTTCCAACGGCGGCAGGCCCGCCTGCACGCTAAACCAGTCCCGCCCTACCCTGGGCAGCGTGTCCAGCGCTTCAGCAGCTTCTTTAAGGCGCTCGTACTCTTGCAAGCGGCGAATCAGCTCGGCACGGGGGTCTTCTTCCTCCTCGTCCTCCGCTTTTGGCGGGCGCGGCAGTAGCGTGCGGGATTTAATCTCTGCCAGCATAGCCGCCATCAGCAGATACTCTCCGGCCAGCTCAATCTCCATGGCTTTCATTAATTCCACGTACTCGATGTACTGGTGGGTAATGGTCGCCACGTTGATGGTCAGAATATCCAGGTTCTGGCGTCGAATTAAATATAGCAGCAGGTCCAGCGGCCCTTCGAAAGCCTCCAGAAAGACCCGCAGCGCTTCGGGCGGAATGTAGAGGTCTTCAGGCAGTTGCGTGATGGGCTCATCGAACAGACGCCCAAGCGCCTCCACTACCGGCTCGGCGGTCGATTGCACGTCTTGGTCTGGCGCTGCGCTAGGCGTCTCGCTCACGCGGGTCGTATCCTTGGTTGATGGCTCAGTGGTTGACTTAGTTGATGACTCAAAAAATGGCAGTGTAGCAGCGCATCCAGGGCGCGGCATCTAGCCAGCATCGGCAGCTTTGCGATAGCGTCCTTGATAGTCGAACAGCTTATCGCGGATTTGAAAGTGGCGACCCACCTTTCGGCCCACCACAAAGTCCGGATGACGCAGGCGGCGCTGCTCGCCCGCTACCTCATCAGGCGTCGTCGGCTGCCATTGGCCGCCTGGCGCTCGAAGGTGGGCACGCAGAAACACGGCATAAAACGCACGGCGCTGGGCCGGGGTTTCCAGCGCAAACCACTCGCTAAGGCTGGCACCATCTTCGTCGTAATAGGTCGCTTTCAGGCGCGGCAGGCCGCGACCGTTGGTGGTCGCCTCTAACTGCATACCGCTGACCCGCAACACTTTTGCGTCTTTTAGCTTCAGTGCATCTTTGAGCTTGTCATCGGCGTCCACCAGCAGCGTCTCGCAACCGTGGCAGCGGCGGGCGGCAATATCGTTTTCAGCGCCGCACTCGTCACACACTTTAAAGCGAAAACGAAATTCGCACTGACTGCGTCGCACTGTGTCATCCTCAATCAGCCCCTGGCAGCGGCGGCCAAAGTGCTCAATGACCAGCTCGCCGTCGCGCTTGCCCCAAAACAGGTTGGCGTGACAGCAGTCCGGGCAGGCTACCTGCACCGGTTCGCTGTCGCTATCCGGCTTGGGCTCGCCCACTTCCGGGGCATAGAGATCCCACGGGTTGCCCGCGTAGTCGAGGATCAAACACTCCTCTTTGCCGGGCGAAAGCCGCAGCCCGCGACCCACAATCTGCTGATAGAGGCTGACCGACTCTGTGGGGCGCAAGATCGCAATCAGATCAACATGGGGAGCATCAAAACCTGTCGTCAACACCGCAACGTTCACTAGAAACTTCAATTGACGCGCTTTAAAGGTATTGATGAGCGCAGTGCGCTCGGCAGAGGGCGTCGCGCCGGTAATCAGCGCCGCCTGCTCGGCGGGCAAATAGCCCATGATCTCTTCGGCATGGGCCACCGTGGCGGCAAAAATCATCACTCCTTGGCGATTGTCAGCATGCTCAACCACCTGGGCAATAATACCCGGCGTCGCACGACTCCCAGCCACCACGCGATTAAGCTCCTCCTCCCGAAACAGCCCGCTGGAGGCGGGCGCAAGCGTTGAGAAGTCGTA from Halomonas sp. 7T harbors:
- a CDS encoding DEAD/DEAH box helicase, which codes for MPHLNASAGTGSGSGSGSGSGSPPRLRPYQTEAVKRVVSHFRATSDPGVVVLPTGSGKSLVIAELARLARGRVLVLAHVRELVEQNHAKYQAYGLKADIFSAGLKRKEASRQVVFGSVQSVVRNLEQFNDASFTLLVIDECHRVSLEEDSSYRKVIEHLRSQNPQLKILGLTATPFRLGQGFIYHRHHHGMVRGSEESFFADCVFEQPLRLMVKQGFLAAPKRLDMAIEGYDFSTLAPASSGLFREEELNRVVAGSRATPGIIAQVVEHADNRQGVMIFAATVAHAEEIMGYLPAEQAALITGATPSAERTALINTFKARQLKFLVNVAVLTTGFDAPHVDLIAILRPTESVSLYQQIVGRGLRLSPGKEECLILDYAGNPWDLYAPEVGEPKPDSDSEPVQVACPDCCHANLFWGKRDGELVIEHFGRRCQGLIEDDTVRRSQCEFRFRFKVCDECGAENDIAARRCHGCETLLVDADDKLKDALKLKDAKVLRVSGMQLEATTNGRGLPRLKATYYDEDGASLSEWFALETPAQRRAFYAVFLRAHLRAPGGQWQPTTPDEVAGEQRRLRHPDFVVGRKVGRHFQIRDKLFDYQGRYRKAADAG